The proteins below come from a single Stomoxys calcitrans chromosome 1, idStoCalc2.1, whole genome shotgun sequence genomic window:
- the LOC106084963 gene encoding phosphoserine phosphatase — translation MNSTIGLSVGRAATNGCVAAALNGATTTCHSAASISSSASVGQQSKSKCADLAAKIIQQSHIVCFDVDSTLICEEGIDELADFCGKGSEVARVTKEAMGGTMTFQDALKIRLDIIRPSQQQIYDFLKMRPCTLTRNVKRFVEHLKAEGKQVYLISGGFHCLIEPLAIELGIPLSHIYANKLMFFCNGEYAAFDADQPTSRSGGKAVAITMIRKQYEADTIVTMIGDGATDLEAVPPANYFVGFGGNVLRPEVHKRAQYYVTDFEQLM, via the coding sequence ATGAACTCTACTATCGGTCTTAGTGTCGGACGTGCGGCCACCAATGGCTGTGTAGCGGCTGCTCTGAATGGAGCCACCACCACTTGTCATTCGGCTGCCTCGATATCCTCCAGTGCCAGCGTGGGACAACAGTCCAAGAGTAAATGTGCAGATCTGGCCGCCAAGATTATCCAGCAATCGCACATTGTTTGCTTCGATGTTGACTCCACCTTGATATGTGAAGAAGGTATCGATGAATTGGCCGATTTCTGTGGCAAAGGATCCGAGGTGGCCCGCGTTACCAAAGAGGCCATGGGTGGCACCATGACCTTCCAGGATGCCCTCAAGATACGCCTTGACATCATTAGGCCCAGCCAGCAGCAAATTTACGATTTTCTCAAGATGAGACCCTGCACCCTGACGCGTAATGTAAAGCGTTTCGTGGAACACCTCAAGGCTGAGGGCAAACAGGTGTATTTGATTTCGGGAGGCTTCCATTGCCTCATTGAACCTTTGGCCATTGAGTTGGGCATACCACTCTCGCACATATATGCCAATAAACTGATGTTCTTCTGTAATGGTGAATATGCTGCCTTCGATGCGGACCAACCCACTTCGCGTTCAGGAGGCAAAGCCGTGGCTATAACAATGATACGCAAGCAATACGAAGCCGATACCATTGTAACAATGATCGGTGATGGCGCCACAGATTTAGAGGCAGTGCCACCAGCCAATTACTTTGTTGGTTTTGGCGGCAATGTCCTGCGTCCCGAGGTGCACAAGCGTGCTCAGTATTACGTAACAGACTTTGAGCAGTTAATGTAA